In Leclercia sp. LSNIH1, the genomic stretch CAGCAGTTCCGGCTGGGTATAGCGCTCGGTGGCAAGCGGGCTCTGGTAGTCGAGCGTTTTGGCAGGTGAAATCAGAATCAGCATATCCAGTCCTTGCAGAAGAATGAGTGCGACTTTAGCAAAAAAAACGCCCTGGGTGATCGATGGCTGTTATTGACGCGGCAAATCATCCCAGGCGCCGGGGGCGAGCTGTGCTTCAATCTCGGGATAACGCGAGACATCAAAGACCGGCTGGACACCCAGCTTGCGCTGACGCAGATAGTCCCGGGCAATCAGGGTCACCACCGGGGAGAGCAGCAGGATAGCCGTCAGGTTGGCGATGGCCATCAGGGCCATGATGATATCCGCCAGCTGCCAGACCGTCGGCAGGCTTAACAGCGATCCGAGCAGCACCATCAGCACAACGCCGCCCCGTAATACCCAGCGCGATCGCCGGGCATCGGGATGCAGAAAGATCAGGTTATTTTCGGCATAGATGTAATTCACCACGATGGAGCTGAACGCGAACAGGATGAGGATAAACCCGACGAATCCCGCTCCCCAGCCCCCGGTCAGGTTTATCAGGGCCTGTTGCAGCAGCTGTATGCCTGCGGTATCTGCTGGCAGATCCATAGGCCCTGCCAGCAGCACAATCATGGCGCTGGCGGTACCGATAATGATGGTATCGACGAAGACGCCGATCATCTGCACCAGTCCCTGAGAGGCCGGGTGAGGGGGACAGGAGGCGGCGGCTGCGGCGGCATTCGGGGTTGAGCCCATGCCCGCTTCGTTGGAAAACATGCCGCGCTGGAAACCTGCCGTCAGGGCCTGGCTCAGGGTGTAGCCCAGCGCCCCGGCGGCCGCTTCGCGCCAGCCAAAGGCGCTTTTGACGATCAGGCTGAAGACGGCGGGTAACTGTCCGGCATGCCAGACGCAAATGACCAGGCTGCTCATGACCCACAGCAGCGCCATCGTCGGCACCATCCACTGCATCAGCCGGGCGACGCCTTTGATGCCGGTGACGATCGCCAGCAGCGTGAACGCGGCCAGCATGCCGCCGGTGATGATTTCCGGGCAGTCGAAGGCGAAGCGCAGCGCATGGGCCACCGAGTGGGCCTCGACGGTGTTAAAAATAAGACCGTAGGCGACGAGCAAAAAGAGTGAAAAGAGCACGCCCATCCAGCGCATGCCGAGGCCCCGGGCCATGTACCAGGCCGGGCCACCGCGAAATTGCCCCTGTTTATCCGCTTCCTTATAAAGCTGCGCCAGCGAGCACTCTGCGAAGGAGGTCGCCATGCCGATAATGGCGGTCATCCACATCCAGAATATCGCCCCCGGGCCGCCAGCGGAGATGGCCAGCGCGACTCCGGCCAGGTTACCGCTACCGAGCCGGGCCGCCAGGCTGGTACAGAGCGCCTGGAATGAGGTTAAGCCTCCCGGCTGGGGGCTC encodes the following:
- a CDS encoding alanine/glycine:cation symporter family protein → MPDYLSFINEILWGSVMIYLLFAAGLWFTVRSGFIQFSSLPQLRINLKNSLSPQPGGLTSFQALCTSLAARLGSGNLAGVALAISAGGPGAIFWMWMTAIIGMATSFAECSLAQLYKEADKQGQFRGGPAWYMARGLGMRWMGVLFSLFLLVAYGLIFNTVEAHSVAHALRFAFDCPEIITGGMLAAFTLLAIVTGIKGVARLMQWMVPTMALLWVMSSLVICVWHAGQLPAVFSLIVKSAFGWREAAAGALGYTLSQALTAGFQRGMFSNEAGMGSTPNAAAAAASCPPHPASQGLVQMIGVFVDTIIIGTASAMIVLLAGPMDLPADTAGIQLLQQALINLTGGWGAGFVGFILILFAFSSIVVNYIYAENNLIFLHPDARRSRWVLRGGVVLMVLLGSLLSLPTVWQLADIIMALMAIANLTAILLLSPVVTLIARDYLRQRKLGVQPVFDVSRYPEIEAQLAPGAWDDLPRQ